A single region of the Cyanobacterium sp. T60_A2020_053 genome encodes:
- a CDS encoding PipX family protein, translating into MTTETYINHPTFGLLYRLCLVEKNEELFTTLYAQRLFFRVKIEVRETFFEPLTRSEARMMMESKLRNLRSDGEWNTYKQINEVYQRTFQ; encoded by the coding sequence ATGACAACGGAAACATATATCAATCACCCCACCTTTGGATTATTATATCGACTGTGTTTAGTGGAAAAAAATGAGGAATTATTTACCACTCTATATGCTCAAAGATTATTTTTTCGAGTTAAAATAGAAGTACGAGAAACCTTTTTTGAGCCATTAACACGCTCAGAAGCCCGTATGATGATGGAATCAAAATTACGCAATCTCAGAAGTGATGGCGAATGGAATACCTACAAACAAATTAATGAGGTTTACCAGCGCACGTTTCAATGA